A genomic window from Anguilla rostrata isolate EN2019 chromosome 14, ASM1855537v3, whole genome shotgun sequence includes:
- the LOC135239755 gene encoding leucine-rich repeat transmembrane neuronal protein 4-like: MGSPGCEVRLLCIVLQASVMALLCRGEKLCPSGCRCEGKMAYCESGTFRDIPDNISTGCQGLSLRYNDLLDLLPYQFAHLNQLIWLYLDHNYISGVDAQAFRGIRRLKELILSSNRITQLHNTTFHPVPNLRNLDLSYNKLQALQPGQFQGLRKLQSLHLRSNGLTAVPVRAFLDCRSLEFLDLGYNRLRALTRTTFLGMPRLAELHLEHNQFSRINFFLFPRLANLRALYLQWNRIRVLNQGLPWTWHTLQKLDLAGNEIQALDPAVFQCLPNLETLNLESNKLSNVSQEAVAAWISLTTISLAGNMWDCGPGICPLVAWLRNFRGSKDTTMICSSPKSLQGEKVMEAAKNQEVCGEIPTALRPATLSPYVKPAPVPTTTTTTAAPSTAAATTTTTTASPSMPASQSPSPSPQLWLLPRPTRRSLAGVIPRRPPPSAPGASSSGGLPATPGPGGVPHMLFHKIMVGTVALFLSASLVMLVIYVSWRRYPGAMRRLQQRSLGRKRRKKAQEPEQSISSQLQEYYMSFNATNSETMDVLVKGTGPCTCTVSGSRECEKEYTYPRPLPGAWLGDVATVHSQ; this comes from the coding sequence GCTCCCCGGGGTGTGAGGTTCGGTTGCTGTGTATTGTCCTCCAGGCGTCGGTGATGGCCCTGCTCTGCCGGGGCGAGAAGCTGTGCCCGTCGGGCTGCCGGTGCGAAGGCAAGATGGCGTACTGCGAGTCCGGAACCTTCCGCGACATCCCGGACAACATCTCCACCGGCTGCCAGGGCCTGTCGCTGCGCTACAACGACCTGCTGGACTTGCTGCCGTACCAGTTCGCCCACCTCAACCAGCTGATCTGGCTCTACCTGGACCACAACTACATCAGCGGCGTGGACGCCCAGGCCTTCCGCGGCATCCGCCGGCTCAAGGAGCTCATCCTCAGCTCCAACCGGATCACGCAGCTCCACAACACCACCTTCCACCCCGTGCCCAACCTGCGCAACCTGGACCTGTCCTACAACAAGCTGCAGGCGCTGCAGCCGGGCCAGTTCCAGGGCCTGCGCAAGCTCCAGAGCTTGCACCTGCGCTCCAACGGCCTCACCGCCGTCCCTGTCCGCGCCTTCCTGGACTGCCGCAGCCTGGAGTTCCTGGACCTGGGCTACAACCGCCTGCGGGCCCTGACCCGCACCACCTTCCTGGGCATGCCCAGGCTGGCCGAGCTGCACCTGGAGCACAACCAGTTCTCCAGGATCAACTTCTTCCTGTTCCCGCGGCTGGCCAACCTGCGGGCGCTCTACCTGCAGTGGAACCGCATCCGGGTGCTGAACCAGGGCCTGCCCTGGACCTGGCACACCCTGCAgaagctggacctggccgggaacGAGATCCAGGCCCTGGACCCGGCCGTGTTCCAGTGTCTGCCCAACCTGGAGACCCTCAACCTGGAGTCCAACAAGCTCAGCAATGTGTCCCAGGAGGCCGTGGCTGCCTGGATCTCCCTCACCACTATCAGCCTGGCGGGCAACATGTGGGACTGCGGCCCGGGCATCTGCCCTCTGGTGGCCTGGCTGAGGAACTTCAGGGGCTCAAAGGACACGACTATGATCTGCAGCAGCCCCAAGTCCCTCCAAGGGGAGAAAGTTATGGAGGCTGCCAAGAACCAGGAGGTTTGTGGGGAGATCCCCACGGCCCTCCGGCCGGCAACCCTTTCCCCGTACGTGAAgcccgcccccgtccccaccacaaccaccaccacggccGCCCCCTCCACCGCTGCCGCGACTACGACCACGACTACCGCGAGCCCCTCGATGCCCGCGTCCCAGAGCCCCTCCCCGTCGCCCCaactctggctcctcccccggCCCACCCGGAGGAGCCTGGCGGGCGTCATCCCGCGGAGACCCCCGCCCAGCGCCCCCggcgcctcctcctccggcgGGCTGCCGGCCACGCCCGGCCCGGGGGGCGTGCCCCACATGCTCTTCCACAAGATCATGGTGGGCACGGTGGCGCTCTTCCTCTCCGCCTCGCTCGTCATGCTGGTGATCTACGTGTCGTGGCGGCGCTACCCCGGCGCCATGCGGCGGCTGCAGCAGCGCTCGCTGGGCCGCAAGCGGCGGAAAAAAGCGCAGGAGCCCGAGCAGAGCATCTCCTCCCAGCTGCAGGAGTACTACATGAGCTTCAACGCCACCAACTCTGAGACCATGGACGTGCTGGTCAAGGGCACGGGGCCTTGCACCTGCACCGTTTCGGGTTCTCGAGAATGCGAG